The DNA region ATGCAGAGTACTACAGAGCCAGAATCTACATGCtgatgatgaagaaaaataactgaaagacAAAGAACTTTCATCGATGAAATGACCAGTGATAACTGTAGGAAACTTGGGAAGAGGCTTCCCTTGGAAGAGTAGACAGACTGGTGCAGAATGAATATACCTTTTCAGACACTGCTATTAAGTGAATTTTTTCCCCTATGTTAACAGGGAGAGTTTTGTGTTGGGAAGTCGTGGCTAGTGAtactgatggaaaaaaaaatttagaatagaGGATCAGTAAAAAAGAGTTATGCAGAAGAGAAGTTAGTTCATAAAGGTACAAAGTGTTGTCATTATCACATTAAATCTTACACTTATAAACTCAAAACTATTAACTTTTATGTACCTTCTGTTTTATATATTAAGTTATATTTGTCAGGCTCCTAAGTTTTGTTAACAGGTCCTCCCAAAAAGCTTTCCTTCATAATCCAGTCTTTGGACTCCTGGAGAGAGGCCATGGACCAAGATCTCTCCAGTTGTTCAGAACTCTGAGCCCTACAATACAGGTGGGAAAAGGAAACGGACCAGAGGCCAGAGAGAATTGCTCCATCTTCTCTGGCCACAGCAGTCACCAGAAAGACGCTTCACACTGACCAGAACCCTAGGGATCTATCTCTTCCACCCCACCAGCTCAGAGCTGGGCAGCAATTCAGAGAACCAGGAAGCTTACACTGCTCCCCTCTCTAAGAAATCAAACACATGAGGGAGACACAAAACTTAATTTAATagaaatttttgttgttcttacaTTCTCAATGTGACCAAGCAAGAACTGAcactccctccctacccccccaccAACAGgggctctgcccccacccctgccctcagCCCTggcagagggaaaaaagggagcaaaGAGTTTGGCTTAGGCACTACTGACCAAACCCTAGCCCCGCTCAGTGCTATGGGATACCTAAGGGCAGGGCCAGGCTGACagacccctcccctcctctctggcTCCTGAGGGTGGGGGAAAAACAGGAACCAGGACTTGAGGCCTGTTGGGGAAAGGAAGCAGCTTAGGATCACAAGTCTCTATCCCTGGGCAGTCAACAGGGAGGCTGAGCATCCATGCAGAGTGCCGCCCTGGATCCCCATGCCCCTAAGCCCATGACTGAAGGGTGCCCCACACTATCTGCCATCCCCAAGAGGGACCTGAGGGACAGTGGATGAAGACAGACAccagtttaaaaaacaacaaaaacaaaaccaaaaaaaaaaaaacacccaacccCAAACAAACAACCCCACCCATTGGAAACAGTTCTCCAGTCTCATAGAGACATTAGTTGGCTCCCGGCCTGGCCCCCCGGGGTGCTCCCCAGCCTCAGTCCTGGCCCTGGCCAGGTAGGCAGCAGCCCCCTACAGCTCATCCTTGGGCTGGGCACCATcctcatcatcttcatcctccttATCGTCCTCTTCGTCATCCTCTTTGTCCTCCTCGTCCCTGTCCTCGTCATCCTTGTCCTCTCcagcctcttcttcctccttcagctttttttcctcttcttcctctcgcTGCCTTTCTGCCTCATCCTGCTGTTCCTTCATCTTCTTCTCAGCCTCCTGATAGATGCACACACCTCCACCTCAGAGTCTgttctccccacctcaccccaatCTCTCCTGCCCTCAGACTCTATGGTATCTGAAagtagtgctgggcctggagtgggaGGCCCCAGAGTCGGCCAGAGAAAAGCCCACCCACCTCTAGGAAAGAGTCCTCACAGAAGTCCCAGCCTTTCTTTACCCCAAGTGGAGATGACCCTTGCACTGCATCCTTCCCTTACAGAAGAAGTTACCTTTGTGGCCCCCCAGGTCTCCTCACCAAACTCTTCTGCATAGGACTCATCATTGGTGACAAGGAAGTTATCAAAGATGGTACCAGATTTCACctacaaaaagaagagagaggttgGACCAGGACTGTCCACTTCACCCCTGGCAGGGTGAGTGCAAAGCAGGATCCCAGATTCAGTGATGTTCTCCTCACCTGCCACAGGTCCAGGCCCAAGACACCAAAGCTGTCATATGCATAAAGGTTGGGGTCAGGTGTATACTCAGGATTGTCAATCTCAGGATGCAACCACTTGCCCTTGTAGTCAGGATTGTCAATCTGTCGGGGCTTCCATTCACCctagaaagggaaaaatggaaagggtcAGGCATAGGCTGCCATTCCTCCCATGTCCTCCCACTCCCCAGGCCCCATCAGGCAACCTCCCAGCCTCACCTTATACTCCGGGTTCTGGATCACTGGTGGCTCCCACTCCCCATCCATCTCTTCATCCCAGTCCTCAGGCTTCTGAGCATCAGGGTCAGGAATGTGTTCAGGTTTCTCCCAGTCCTTGGGATCAACAAATAGATGTCATCAGGCCTCTAGAAACCCTTTTTCTCCCAGTTCGGGGgtaggggaagaagggaatgggGTAAGGATGGATGGTCACTGGACAGGGATTAGGCAGGAAGAGTTCCCAGCTGCAAGCAACCTACGTCTGGCTTTGTGTCTGTGGGGTCATCAATCTTGGCTCGCTCATCCCAGTCTTCAGGCTTCTTGGCCTCAGGATCCTTGATTTTCTTGGGAGGCAGGAAGTCCCAGTCATCTTCCAACGAGCCCGATTCCACCTGGACGTTGTCTATCTTCACTTCATATGTGTTGTCTGGCCGAACGATCAAGGTGTACAGGTGGGTGAACTCGTCATCCTAGGAGCGGCGGGAGGACAGCAGTCATGAAGCAGCCAGGTCTCACAGGCCTTGGGCCCCCCCTCCGCCTTACCATCTGCTGGGCGGCTCACCTTGCATCGAATGTCCTTATTGATCAGCATGTTCTTGCCTTTGTAGTTAAAGATCACGTGGACCTTCTTGGTCCCTGGGCCGCAGATGTCGGGTCCTGAGAGAAGGGAACGGGGGAACTGATCAAAGAATCCAGGGCTCCTCTCTCCCGATTCCCCAGGGCCACTAGGAAGGCCAAGTGGGAGGGAAGGACCTAGGggtcaagtcactttccttcctcAATCTTGGCCAATCTCAAGGACTGCCAAGAACCATAGAAGGAGGGGCTGATGGTCAGTCCCGTAGACACTTACCAAACATGATGTTGTACTCTGAGTCTCCATGCATGCCAGCCTGGTCTAGGCTGGCAGGGAACAGCTTCACATAACCACCACCACAGTCAATGTTCTGCTCATGTTTCACAGTAAACTGCACCACCAGCGTCTGGCCCTTGT from Trichosurus vulpecula isolate mTriVul1 chromosome 1, mTriVul1.pri, whole genome shotgun sequence includes:
- the CALR gene encoding calreticulin, which translates into the protein MLPLLLLGLLGLAEAAGPVVYFKEQFLDGDGWEDRWVESKHKSDYGKFRLSSGKFFGDEEKDKGLQTSQDARFYALSSRMEPFSNKGQTLVVQFTVKHEQNIDCGGGYVKLFPASLDQAGMHGDSEYNIMFGPDICGPGTKKVHVIFNYKGKNMLINKDIRCKDDEFTHLYTLIVRPDNTYEVKIDNVQVESGSLEDDWDFLPPKKIKDPEAKKPEDWDERAKIDDPTDTKPDDWEKPEHIPDPDAQKPEDWDEEMDGEWEPPVIQNPEYKGEWKPRQIDNPDYKGKWLHPEIDNPEYTPDPNLYAYDSFGVLGLDLWQVKSGTIFDNFLVTNDESYAEEFGEETWGATKEAEKKMKEQQDEAERQREEEEEKKLKEEEEAGEDKDDEDRDEEDKEDDEEDDKEDEDDEDGAQPKDEL